A portion of the Pseudoalteromonas luteoviolacea genome contains these proteins:
- a CDS encoding alpha/beta hydrolase family protein: MPIALCFLMAFWLSTFQFNAYAHVQEKLPVEAYASLPHVSEFNLSPNGSKYAYVINNKGELILAVRDIASGKITAITRTDNLNAKLNWFDWLNNDILLFGISYTKRESLVRYTRTELLSFDLNNISKGAKLVVRPKRGQHNAQFKDHVISMLPDDPEHVLLSIDLKQPNRPGVYKLNVKKRKLKRVVRYKSNINSWVADRQGNVRMSYHRDETRIYYRLLDDKTSKWKTIFDYEVFSKDKVSVLGFDIDPSLLYIKAVHNDKDSIFKVDLKDPKLTRELVFHDPNYDVDGTLVYSPITGAVAGFSHAHVDNSIQYWDSDLQALQRSISQVLPGASNTIIDMDKTGTRYIVYSGSDKDPGSYLLGDTAKNSIQYLAKQYPLIDESSYLGKQLVEYTARDKVKIEGYITLPKGYESGRKYPAIVLPHGGPYARDYQGFDYWSEFFAHNGYIVLQPNFRGSYGYGFEFAQAAIGGWGKAMQDDLDDAAKWLVAQGYAEKNKMCIAGGSYGGYAAIMAVIKHPETFMCAASFAGVTDLESIYSQARYFTNKDVVRKQLGGDRSQLEKVSPVSLSEFISKPILLIHGTEDVTVPVSQSKKLVNKLRDRNKDVTYIELEDGDHHLSYQPHRIQTLKAMLVFFDKHLK; the protein is encoded by the coding sequence ATGCCCATAGCATTATGTTTTTTGATGGCATTTTGGCTGTCAACTTTTCAATTTAACGCTTATGCACACGTACAAGAAAAACTACCTGTAGAGGCATATGCAAGTCTGCCGCATGTAAGTGAATTCAACCTCTCGCCAAATGGCTCTAAGTACGCTTATGTTATAAATAACAAAGGGGAGTTGATTTTAGCTGTACGTGACATTGCTTCTGGAAAAATAACAGCAATAACAAGAACTGATAATTTAAATGCTAAGCTAAATTGGTTTGACTGGTTAAACAACGATATTCTGCTGTTTGGCATATCATATACTAAAAGAGAGAGCCTTGTGAGGTATACACGCACAGAGCTACTCAGCTTTGATTTAAATAACATAAGTAAAGGCGCTAAATTGGTTGTGCGTCCTAAACGAGGTCAACATAACGCTCAATTTAAAGACCATGTTATTAGTATGCTGCCGGACGACCCAGAACATGTTCTGCTTTCAATCGATTTAAAGCAGCCGAATCGTCCAGGTGTATATAAACTGAATGTTAAAAAGCGCAAACTCAAACGTGTTGTTAGATACAAATCGAATATAAATAGTTGGGTAGCTGATAGACAGGGCAATGTTCGAATGTCTTATCATAGGGACGAGACACGTATTTATTACCGCTTGTTAGATGACAAAACTTCAAAATGGAAAACCATTTTTGATTACGAAGTTTTTTCGAAAGATAAAGTCTCAGTGCTAGGTTTTGATATTGACCCTTCCCTTTTATATATAAAAGCAGTTCACAATGATAAAGACTCCATTTTCAAAGTCGATCTCAAGGATCCTAAGTTGACAAGAGAGCTTGTGTTTCATGATCCAAATTATGATGTTGATGGAACGCTTGTGTATTCACCTATAACAGGAGCTGTCGCCGGTTTTTCTCATGCACATGTGGACAATTCCATTCAATATTGGGACAGTGACTTGCAAGCATTGCAAAGATCTATTTCGCAAGTTCTGCCTGGCGCAAGCAATACCATTATCGATATGGATAAAACGGGTACTCGGTATATTGTGTACAGTGGCTCTGACAAGGACCCAGGAAGTTATTTGTTAGGAGACACGGCGAAAAATTCAATTCAATATCTTGCGAAACAGTACCCGCTAATTGATGAGAGTAGTTATCTTGGAAAGCAGTTGGTTGAGTATACTGCGAGAGATAAGGTTAAAATCGAGGGGTATATAACATTACCGAAAGGGTATGAATCTGGAAGAAAATACCCTGCAATTGTGTTGCCACATGGCGGTCCCTATGCTCGAGATTATCAGGGTTTTGATTACTGGTCAGAGTTTTTCGCTCATAACGGTTACATCGTGTTGCAGCCAAACTTTCGAGGTTCGTATGGCTATGGGTTCGAATTTGCCCAAGCTGCAATCGGCGGTTGGGGTAAGGCTATGCAGGACGATTTAGATGACGCCGCGAAATGGTTAGTGGCGCAGGGGTATGCAGAGAAAAATAAAATGTGTATCGCTGGTGGCAGCTACGGTGGGTATGCAGCAATAATGGCTGTTATAAAACACCCAGAAACCTTTATGTGTGCGGCGAGCTTTGCTGGGGTGACGGATTTAGAATCAATTTACTCACAAGCCCGTTACTTTACCAACAAAGACGTGGTAAGAAAGCAATTAGGAGGTGATCGGTCTCAATTAGAAAAGGTGTCGCCTGTAAGTTTGTCAGAGTTTATTTCAAAACCTATTTTGCTTATTCACGGTACAGAAGATGTCACTGTCCCAGTAAGTCAAAGCAAAAAACTGGTCAATAAATTACGAGATAGAAATAAAGATGTGACTTATATTGAGCTAGAAGATGGCGATCATCATTTGAGCTATCAACCTCATCGTATCCAGACTTTAAAAGCAATGTTGGTATTTTTTGATAAACACCTAAAGTAG